The genomic DNA TCCAAGCGACCATACCTTTCGTCTGATTATTGAACCCACGAAAACGAACTGACTATGCTGTAGCGAAGCTGAAAAAAAGATAAACTGCGAGCCTACCGCAACGCATGCCGTATACATCGAATGCACCCTAGTGACTTTTTCTGCAGAAATAATTCCCCGCTGCTGTACCGCTTGTGGTCCTAACGTGAGCGGCAACTTTCTGCTCCCTGGTTGTCAATGAGGCATGTCGAACGTGTTGTGTCCGCCGCACCTACCTGCCCAGTTGGGTGATATTGACGGAGGACACGGAATTAACCAAAGCCACCACCGGGGACCAAAAACTTCAGCGACATGCTGGAAGAAAGTCGTCTtgaagggaaaaggacagTCAAAACAGGGAGGCGGCAGTACAACTCAGTCGACTAAAGCGCGAGAAACCCACGCAGTTGCGAAACCGGGTGCTGTTGCGCCTGAGCGGGCCCGCACGACCGCGGCAGGCGGTAAAAAGTGCAAACTCCTGCCGCGATGTACACTGTCGCGACGCCCCCGACAAAGCAGCCATACTCAGCATACCCGCGTGCCATGAGTATTCTTATAGGTTTCAACAAGGGTGGTGTTCGTCTCCAGTGCCTCCCACTGTTCAGACAGGAAGTCCTGCAACAGACAAGGAAGACGTCATCAAAAGTTCAAGTCACATTAGGTTCCCCATCTCCCTGGCACTTCTCCCGCGTTCGCGCAAAGAGTCTCGCCGCTGGATCTATGCTTCCCGCTTTTTGAGAGAGCCGTTCCGCAAGAAGTGCCGCCAGCGTCCTCCAGTTTGCAGCCGTGTATGAAACAGTGTACAAGGCCATCTGCGGCAGTCCGCGCTTCTTTGTGTCACAACAGACGCATTCACGACAACGAACGGAGGGGCTCTAGGGACGCTTACCAGAGAcatggcgaggaagaagatgagtACGACCAGGCACAGTGCCAAAGCAGTAAGTAAGAGCCACGTGGGCGCCAGACTTGCGAATTTCGCTTCAACAACCTAAATCACACCCCACAAATGAATAGCAAAGGAAGACACACAATCTTCCTCTCGTGCGACACAGGCAAAAACCTGATCTGACATAGCTGCTGCCGAGGCTCGCTGAAGCCCAAATGTCTGTTAATCTATGAGGCGGAGATTGCGCGTTTGGTTGGGCTTATTTTCTGTCAAAATGTCCAGGGTCACAGCTAAGGAAACACGGTTTCGGAGCTTCAAAATGGTGTACCTCTTTTTGTATGCCAGAGAGCAGGAACCACTTGAACGCCCCTAGAACAAATATGAGGATGCTGATAGTGCACGCCGAGCctgcaaagaaaagaagacccAGGTAGAGATTCCGTGCTCGTTTAACTTGGAAAATGTACTTCTTTCGTAAACGTGACGCTGGTGTCGCCATCGATCTTTATCTAAACGTTGCCGTTGCTTCAGTATTCAGTATGTGACCAGTTATTCTGTACGCATATTGACGTGTGCACTGCTCTGTTCACTTCTGTCCTGGGGGGAGGCAGCTTCTCACTGATGTAGATAAGAAAGAGGATAAAATATTTCTGGTTCATCAGGCCAACGCAGTTGTTTATCCATGGGCAATGATGGTCCATCCGGAAAATGCACCTAAAGAGACACGTGCACACCATAGAAAAACACATAGCCAGGAGTCCACGGTGTACCGCGGGAAGCCTCCGCCGTAGCGCGGAACCGAATAGCCGACCACACCGCTGCAAATTACAGTGGAAGGGGGATAAAGAGGAAAGAGCTCGGCAGAgccgagaaagcgaaaaaagaaaagacgcagtAAGGACAGGGAAGGCAGACGAAAGCAGGCAACTTTCGGACGTAGAGAATCCCTCGAGAGTTTGACTCGCCTTTCTCATCGATGTCGCAGTGACGCGTGAAGTACAGGGGCAGCTAGAGAGTGTACCAAAGTGCCGAACTGTGTCACGATCCATCAGAGAGGTCGGTTATttgcgcggagagagacggagacaaaccACTCCAGGCGCGCTCGGCAGGAAGGGACTTACTCCTTGCAAACCTTGCAGTGATGAGCCCGTGGTGGCTTCCAGGAACCTCTACACGGCGAACAATGTGCTGCGGCGTATGGGAGATTCGGTGGAGCCTCACTCTGAACAAAAACGACGATCCGTGGCAATCCTCGACTTTTTGCCACAACGTGTCTGACAAAAAGCGCGGAGCAGCGGATATACGTCCGCACAGATGTGCCTACCTGCCCCTAACTCGATTCTGTCGCAGACACATACATGCCGTGGAGACGAACTAAGGGTAATCCCATTCCAAACCGCATGCGCGGCGGCACGCACTTCGACACCCCTTTCAAGGCGAAACGCAACGACGTGGGGACGCGAGCACCGCGTCTTTCCTATTAGCGTCTTGGCGCAGACTTTCCCGTCTTCACCATCCTCTGTGAGGGCATCGCCATCGCGAAGCACTGTCAGCTAAAGGAGTGGCTAGCGAAGCGAGTTGAAGCCAGAACGTACGGGTGCATGTTTGGTAGAACCCGGGTCCGTGAATATTGCCAGCAAGTGCGCCGTCAGCGCAAAAACAACCGCGAGCTCGTGTAGGATCAAAAGAAAGAGACCCAAGGCCGTGTAACCTGAATCACAGTGAGACGCCATCGCCCGTGTCCCcgcaaaaggagacgcaTGACAAACAGAACTGAACGGCTTGCAACCCCACGCCGACCTTCGAACCAAACTCGTATAAAACAGTACGTCTGAAAAACACTGTCTCGTGGAGTACGCCATCTCCAGATGCGCGTGTGCCACTGAGATTGTGCAGTACGCGCCAAAGCAAAAACCGTAAGGATGTGTGCCTTTTCCTTGCAGGTGAAGCGACTATCTCCCCGCGCTTCAGACGCCGCCCGACGGCCGCCCGGCCATATCCCGTTTGCCAATGTTGTCGGCAGACGTCCCAGGGGAAGAGTTGTGGTACAAGCGACAGCTGGACGCCCACCATTTGATGACGCCACttatgagatacagacaaccaagttcgtatgattgctgtacacACCCAGCCCAGTGGACTGCTCGGCGATCACAGCGAGCACGGCCTTCGAAGGCGCCGGGGCACGCAGCAGGCTCTAGGATTTCGGCACGAATCACGTTCCACAACATCATGTTCCGACGCCAAGCGTTTTCGCACTCACTGCTGTctcgagacgccggcgactcCGGGAGCTCCCGACCCAAGAATCTCCAGAGCCAGTGGGAACGTGGAGTCTCCACGGGTTCGATGTGCGTGAAGAGAGGGTACAGGATGAAGCTAACGGTGACCGTGTTGGCTACCAGCGCGCACACCCACACGAGGAGGCACAGGAAAATCCCCAAGGGACTGAATATCACCCGCATGGTGGGGACgccgcttttctccgcctcAACTGTTCAC from Neospora caninum Liverpool complete genome, chromosome VIII includes the following:
- a CDS encoding MGC81318 protein, related, yielding MRVIFSPLGIFLCLLVWVCALVANTVTVSFILYPLFTHIEPVETPRSHWLWRFLGYTALGLFLLILHELAVVFALTAHLLAIFTDPGSTKHAPSEAPPNLPYAAAHCSPCRGSWKPPRAHHCKVCKECIFRMDHHCPWINNCVGLMNQKYFILFLIYISSACTISILIFVLGAFKWFLLSGIQKEVVEAKFASLAPTWLLLTALALCLVVLIFFLAMSLDFLSEQWEALETNTTLVETYKNTHGTRTTFFQHVAEVFGPRWWLWLIPCPPSISPNWAEPVYLEEEPVGQSPLFFENGTVFSMADSHRRGSVELVSSGFAREGPDLRERLPSAVVKPRSIVGT